In the genome of Hydractinia symbiolongicarpus strain clone_291-10 chromosome 5, HSymV2.1, whole genome shotgun sequence, one region contains:
- the LOC130644466 gene encoding G-protein coupled receptor 183-like: MYSYYGFNSSDKIWFKIFWIYLWFVTSFFILSALMMVAISVERFIAVIYPFFYINKIKVAHIYMVIASIWLLSIAYGISGIIVAVLEREEGYFLSSYGWIVIIIVAYIFLVASNTLLFIIAKKQIRLIAATKNKVDHKNKTKQREIKAARICFGVVLTFMVCYVPKLIDAINQLVTGRRETNQLHLLFIQYGFILKTISDPIVYVLMNKDMKRKLIDIILRKNH, encoded by the coding sequence ATGTATTCATATTATGGCTTTAACAGTAGTGATAAAATTTGGTTTAAGATTTTTTGGATATATTTATGGTTTGTAACATCTTTTTTCATTCTCTCTGCGTTAATGATGGTAGCAATCTCAGTGGAGCGTTTTATTGCAGTAATATATCCTTTCTTTTACATCAATAAAATTAAAGTAGCTCATATATACATGGTCATTGCATCTATTTGGCTTCTTTCTATTGCATATGGAATCAGTGGAATTATTGTTGCTGTTTTAGAAAgggaagaaggttatttcttgtcaTCTTACGGATGGATTGTCATTATTATAGTAGCCTATATATTCTTAGTAGCCAGCAATACACTGTTATTTATTATTGCAAAAAAGCAAATAAGGTTGATAGCAGCAACGAAGAATAAAGTTgatcacaaaaataaaacaaagcaaCGGGAGATAAAAGCAGCTAGAATTTGCTTTGGTGTTGTGTTAACCTTTATGGTATGCTATGTTCCAAAATTAATTGATGCAATAAACCAATTAGTAACAGGTAGAAGAGAAACAAACCAATTGCATTTACTATTTATACAGTATGGATTCATACTGAAAACAATCTCAGATCCAATTGTTTACGTATTGATGAACAAAGACATGAAAAGAAAACTAATAGATATAATATTACGTAAGAATCATTAA
- the LOC130644465 gene encoding trace amine-associated receptor 7c-like, with translation MAPVDDLAANETQYIINISLALVGLGLSLFILAIIYTKKIYRTNTGKLLSSLLLCDSITAMFMIILSSLIINQLHHKINFMNWYRHLVVFLWLTTTSVILSAFTLILISLERYIAVKYPYVYSTYVRSSHIEIAISCSWLLVFVYGASGMTLGLLGKEDGFEMSSYGWIIIVITSYIFLITCNTALFFIARSQLNSIASVALTTNNKYLKKHKTMLKEIKAAKVCFGVVLAFTITYTPKFVDAIIQLVTDKNYPNKWHAMIIGYGIVLNTILDPIIYALINKNLKRSITQIIPCCCCK, from the coding sequence ATGGCACCGGTTGATGATCTAGCAGCAAATGAAACTCAGTATATTATTAATATTTCACTAGCCCTTGTTGGACTTGGGCTTTCATTGTTCATCTTAGCAATAatatacacaaagaaaatatacAGGACAAATACTGGAAAATTACTCTCAAGTTTGTTGTTGTGTGATTCAATAACAGCAATGTTTATGATTATACTGAGTAGTTTGATTATAAATCAGCTTCACCACAAAATCAATTTTATGAATTGGTACAGGCATCTTGTAGTGTTCTTATGGCTGACAACGACCTCTGTCATTTTGTCAGCATTTACGCTGATATTAATTTCTCTTGAACGCTATATTGCTGTGAAATATCCATATGTCTATTCAACATACGTTAGAAGTTCACACATAGAAATAGCAATAAGCTGTAGCTGGTTGCTGGTTTTTGTCTACGGTGCAAGTGGGATGACATTGGGATTGTTAGGAAAAGAAGATGGCTTTGAGATGTCATCTTATGGTTGGATCATAATAGTCATAACatcttatatttttttgattacaTGCAACACAGCCTTATTTTTTATTGCTAGAAGTCAACTCAACTCAATAGCTTCAGTGGCACTTACTACCAACAACAAATATCTTAAAAAGCATAAAACAATGCTTAAAGAAATAAAAGCTGCAAAGGTTTGTTTTGGTGTTGTTTTAGCATTTACTATAACCTACACACCAAAGTTTGTTGATGCAATAATTCAGTTGGTAACTGATAAAAACTACCCCAATAAATGGCATGCAATGATTATTGGGTATGGGATTGTATTGAACACGATATTGGACCCAATCATATATGCACTGataaacaaaaacttaaaaCGAAGTATAACACAAATAATACCTTGCTGTTGCTGcaaataa